The Pseudochaenichthys georgianus chromosome 8, fPseGeo1.2, whole genome shotgun sequence genome has a segment encoding these proteins:
- the LOC117451085 gene encoding epithelial membrane protein 2-like — protein MLILLAGIFGIHIIGIIILLVATIDNAWWMTDVISTDVWARWIQTSGVWNLTDLPTGSHYPQDYLQAVQASSVLACIFSIIGIFVFLAQLFTLEKGQRFTISGAFQLLACLCIMIAAAIYTDRFHLDENNGWYGHCFILAWIAFAITFISSIIYFVLRKKTA, from the exons ATGCTGATCCTTCTCGCTGGTATCTTTGGCATCCACATCATAGGCATCATCATCCTGCTGGTGGCCACCATTGACAAT GCTTGGTGGATGACTGACGTAATATCCACTGATGTGTGGGCTCGGTGGATTCAGACGAGCGGGGTGTGGAACCTCACAGATCTTCCCACAGGTTCACACTACCCACAGG ATTACCTCCAGGCGGTGCAGGCCAGCTCGGTTCTCGCCTGTATTTTCTCCATCATTGGAATCTTTGTGTTTCTGGCTCAGCTGTTCACTCTGGAGAAAGGACAGAGGTTCACCATCTCCGGCGCCTTCCAGCTCCTCGCCT GTCTTTGCATCATGATCGCAGCCGCCATCTACACCGACCGTTTCCACCTGGACGAGAATAACGGCTGGTACGGTCACTGCTTCATCTTGGCGTGGATCGCCTTCGCCATCACCTTCATCTCCTCCATCATTTACTTTGTGTTACGCAAGAAGACGGCGTGA